One genomic region from Bacillus marinisedimentorum encodes:
- a CDS encoding aldose epimerase family protein, whose protein sequence is MKITKRPFGELDGTSVEAYTLTNDNGIELTFITYGGTITRIVTPDRDGKMENIVLGFDTLEEYVQHTHFFGALIGRTAGRIGKGRYRYNGQDIQLSQNDGENNLHGGPMGFDRVIWKAEPLEAAEDTVSVKLFYRSEDGEEGYPGNLDTIVTYTLTNENEFRIDYLAEADEDTPVTMTNHSYFNLSGNLKEDILDHTLTMKAGRFLELSGDMIPTGKAEAVEGTPFDFRDGQKIAAGAASSLPQNVMVGNGYDHPFVLSENGNREIILSHEKSGRGLTIETDQNAVILYTGNHLTADLDIRGVPARKHLGLCLETQGYPDAVNHPHFPSVMLKKGDVYKASTTYSFHADKEQGRNEWQR, encoded by the coding sequence ATGAAGATAACCAAAAGGCCGTTTGGCGAACTGGATGGAACCAGTGTAGAAGCATATACCCTTACAAACGATAACGGGATTGAACTCACATTCATCACATACGGCGGCACGATTACGAGAATCGTAACTCCCGACCGGGACGGCAAGATGGAGAATATCGTTCTCGGCTTTGACACCCTTGAAGAATACGTGCAGCATACCCATTTTTTCGGAGCGCTGATCGGCAGGACAGCCGGACGTATCGGCAAGGGGCGTTACCGATATAATGGACAAGACATTCAGCTGTCACAAAATGACGGCGAAAATAACCTGCACGGAGGGCCCATGGGTTTTGACAGGGTCATCTGGAAGGCGGAACCTCTAGAAGCTGCGGAAGACACGGTAAGTGTAAAACTTTTTTATAGAAGCGAGGATGGCGAGGAAGGGTATCCGGGCAATCTGGATACCATTGTTACTTACACGCTCACCAACGAAAATGAATTCCGTATCGATTATCTTGCCGAAGCCGATGAAGACACGCCTGTTACGATGACGAACCACAGTTATTTCAACTTGAGCGGCAATCTGAAAGAGGACATCCTTGATCACACCCTCACTATGAAAGCCGGCAGGTTCCTCGAACTTTCCGGCGATATGATTCCGACAGGGAAGGCAGAGGCAGTGGAAGGAACACCGTTTGATTTCCGGGACGGACAAAAAATAGCGGCCGGGGCTGCATCATCCCTTCCGCAAAATGTGATGGTTGGAAATGGATACGACCATCCGTTTGTACTGAGCGAAAACGGCAATCGGGAAATCATCCTTTCCCATGAAAAAAGCGGCCGTGGATTGACGATTGAAACCGACCAGAATGCCGTCATCCTCTATACCGGTAATCACCTGACAGCTGACCTTGATATCAGGGGGGTGCCTGCCCGCAAACATCTCGGTCTGTGCCTGGAAACACAAGGATATCCGGATGCGGTGAACCATCCGCACTTTCCGTCTGTGATGCTGAAAAAAGGTGATGTGTACAAAGCATCCACAACATACAGCTTTCATGCAGATAAGGAACAGGGGCGAAATGAATGGCAACGATAA
- the galT gene encoding UDP-glucose--hexose-1-phosphate uridylyltransferase encodes MSVYQTVDALILKGLEAGLIEHEDEIYTRNRVLALLQLEDYRPAETEKEESGGIPDLLEKLTEYAVEKGITEDVLDAKEIFSAAVMDCFVARPSVINKTFFDLYEENPHKATDYFYKLSRDSNYIQTKRISKNISYKAATEYGDMDITINLSKPEKDPKQIAMERAMPKQDNKYPECLLCAENEGYAGRIGHPARANHRVIRLTLDGEKWMLQYSPYVYYNEHCIILSEDHRPMEINRSGFKRLLEFVRQFPHYFAGSNADLPIVGGSILSHDHYQGGNYEFAMAKAGKEYEFTMEAFPAVEAGIVKWPMSVIRLSSTDIDTLVDAADHILKNWKTYTDEGVGILAFSGDTPHNTITPIARVRNGKYELDLVLRNNRTSDEHPYGIFHPHEDVHHIKKENIGLIEVMGLAVLPARLMDELKEVEKALLGQKHEAEAHHQPWIEELKDKYQSDLNANEVSDIVQKEVGLKFSRVLEDAGVFKRDDKGIKAFKAFVSGL; translated from the coding sequence ATGAGTGTTTATCAGACAGTTGATGCCCTTATTTTAAAAGGGCTTGAAGCCGGCCTGATTGAACATGAAGATGAGATATACACGCGCAACCGTGTTCTCGCCCTGCTGCAGCTTGAAGATTATCGGCCTGCAGAAACGGAGAAAGAGGAAAGCGGGGGAATTCCCGATCTCCTTGAGAAGCTGACGGAATACGCTGTTGAAAAAGGCATCACTGAAGACGTTCTCGACGCCAAAGAAATCTTTTCTGCGGCGGTCATGGACTGCTTTGTCGCGCGGCCTTCAGTCATAAACAAAACCTTTTTCGATTTATATGAAGAAAATCCGCATAAGGCTACAGACTACTTTTACAAGCTGAGCCGGGACAGCAACTACATCCAAACGAAACGGATCAGCAAAAATATCAGCTATAAAGCGGCTACAGAATACGGTGATATGGACATCACCATCAATCTATCCAAGCCGGAAAAAGACCCGAAGCAAATTGCGATGGAGCGGGCGATGCCGAAGCAGGATAACAAATACCCGGAATGCCTGCTTTGTGCGGAAAATGAAGGATATGCCGGGCGGATCGGGCATCCAGCGAGAGCAAATCACCGCGTCATCCGCCTTACTCTTGACGGGGAGAAGTGGATGCTGCAATACTCGCCGTATGTTTACTATAATGAACATTGCATCATATTGTCAGAGGACCACCGGCCGATGGAAATCAACCGCAGCGGCTTCAAGCGCCTGCTGGAGTTTGTCCGCCAGTTCCCGCACTATTTTGCCGGCTCGAATGCGGATTTGCCGATTGTCGGCGGTTCGATCCTTTCGCATGACCACTATCAGGGCGGAAATTATGAATTTGCAATGGCAAAAGCCGGGAAAGAATACGAGTTTACGATGGAAGCGTTCCCTGCCGTTGAAGCCGGAATTGTCAAGTGGCCGATGTCGGTTATCCGGCTGAGCAGCACGGATATCGACACACTTGTCGATGCGGCAGATCATATACTCAAAAACTGGAAAACATACACCGACGAAGGTGTCGGAATCCTTGCTTTCAGCGGAGACACGCCGCACAATACAATCACGCCGATTGCGCGCGTACGGAACGGCAAATATGAGTTGGACCTCGTCCTCCGCAACAATCGCACGAGCGACGAGCATCCGTACGGCATTTTCCATCCGCATGAAGATGTTCATCATATCAAAAAAGAAAACATCGGCCTGATTGAAGTGATGGGGCTGGCCGTCCTGCCGGCACGTTTGATGGATGAACTGAAGGAAGTGGAAAAAGCGCTGCTCGGCCAAAAACACGAGGCGGAAGCTCACCACCAGCCATGGATTGAAGAACTGAAGGATAAATATCAAAGCGATTTGAACGCGAATGAAGTCAGTGACATTGTACAGAAAGAAGTCGGCTTGAAATTTTCGCGTGTCCTTGAGGATGCCGGTGTGTTCAAACGCGATGATAAAGGGATCAAGGCGTTCAAGGCGTTCGTTTCAGGACTGTAA
- the galE gene encoding UDP-glucose 4-epimerase GalE: MSVLVLGGAGYIGSHAVYQLIERGYRTIVADNLQTGHRDAIHKDAVFYNGDIRDKAFLRTVFEKEEIEGVIHFAANSLVGESMEVPLKYFDNNVYGTQVLLEVMQEFGVKNIVFSSTAATYGEPDEVPITEDMPTKPTNAYGETKLAMEKMMKWCDSAYGIKFVSLRYFNVAGARSSGEIGEDHHPETHLVPIILQVALGQREHITIFGDDYDTPDGTCIRDYIHVEDLIDAHILALRYLKNGGDSNIFNLGSSQGFSVKEMVDAAREVTGHPIPAQIGSRRAGDPSKLIASSRKAKETLLWKPARTSIREIIADAWNWHQSHPEGYADGKAGE, encoded by the coding sequence ATGAGCGTGTTAGTGCTTGGCGGAGCGGGATATATCGGATCACATGCAGTTTATCAGCTGATCGAGCGGGGCTACCGGACAATTGTTGCCGATAATCTGCAAACCGGACACAGGGATGCCATCCATAAGGATGCCGTATTCTACAACGGCGATATTCGCGATAAAGCCTTTTTGCGGACGGTTTTTGAAAAAGAAGAAATTGAAGGTGTCATCCATTTTGCCGCCAATTCACTTGTCGGCGAATCAATGGAAGTTCCACTGAAATACTTTGACAACAATGTATATGGCACCCAGGTCTTGCTTGAAGTCATGCAGGAATTTGGCGTAAAAAACATCGTTTTTTCTTCAACTGCCGCAACGTACGGCGAGCCGGATGAAGTCCCGATTACAGAAGATATGCCGACAAAACCTACGAATGCTTATGGCGAGACGAAGCTGGCGATGGAAAAAATGATGAAGTGGTGTGATTCCGCGTACGGCATCAAGTTTGTTTCCCTTCGTTACTTCAATGTAGCGGGAGCGCGGAGTAGCGGGGAAATCGGTGAAGATCACCATCCTGAAACGCATCTTGTCCCTATCATTCTTCAGGTCGCACTCGGCCAGCGTGAACATATCACTATTTTCGGCGATGATTATGACACGCCTGATGGCACATGCATCCGTGATTACATTCACGTCGAGGATTTGATTGATGCACACATCCTCGCATTAAGATACTTGAAAAACGGCGGGGACAGCAATATTTTCAACCTCGGCAGCAGCCAGGGCTTTTCGGTGAAAGAGATGGTTGATGCCGCCAGGGAAGTGACGGGACACCCGATTCCCGCCCAAATCGGGTCAAGGCGGGCCGGTGATCCGAGCAAACTGATCGCTTCATCCCGGAAGGCAAAGGAGACATTGCTGTGGAAGCCGGCGCGGACGTCCATCCGTGAAATTATCGCTGATGCCTGGAACTGGCACCAATCCCATCCGGAAGGGTATGCAGATGGAAAGGCAGGGGAGTGA
- a CDS encoding galactokinase yields MNLQQLSEKFTDIFGAKDFRTFFAPGRINLIGEHTDYNGGNVFPCAITFGTYAVARKRRDGLVRMYSMNFEEKGIIEFELTSLNFDEEHDWANYPKGMIRFLKDSGHMIDSGLDVLFYGNIPNGAGLSSSASIEFVTGVMLERLFNLAVDRIDLIKIGKQVENEFIGVNSGIMDQFAIGMGKKGAGILLDTQTLRFEYAPIDLEDHKIIIMNTNKRRELAGSKYNERRQECENALASLQQVTDISSLGDLTEEEFEKHKHAIENDTERKRAKHAVYENRRTLKALEALKGGNLGEFGRLMNESHVSLRDDYEVTGKELDTLAEAAWKQPGVIGARMTGAGFGGCAIAIVEKNEVDNFVENVGESYKGSVGYEADFYVASIGDGAKELETEMIE; encoded by the coding sequence TTGAATCTTCAACAGCTTTCAGAAAAATTCACTGATATTTTTGGTGCAAAAGATTTCCGGACCTTCTTTGCGCCCGGACGAATCAACTTAATCGGTGAACACACCGACTATAACGGCGGCAATGTGTTTCCGTGCGCGATCACCTTTGGGACATATGCCGTTGCCCGAAAACGCAGGGACGGCCTCGTTCGGATGTACTCGATGAATTTCGAAGAAAAAGGAATAATCGAGTTCGAGCTCACCAGCCTAAATTTTGATGAAGAGCATGACTGGGCCAACTATCCAAAAGGGATGATTCGCTTCTTGAAGGATTCCGGACACATGATCGACTCGGGCCTTGATGTCCTGTTTTACGGCAATATCCCAAATGGCGCCGGCCTGTCATCATCGGCATCAATCGAGTTTGTGACAGGGGTCATGCTTGAGAGGCTGTTCAACTTGGCGGTTGATCGGATTGATTTAATCAAAATCGGCAAACAAGTAGAAAACGAGTTCATCGGCGTCAACAGCGGCATCATGGACCAATTTGCCATCGGTATGGGTAAAAAAGGTGCAGGGATTTTGTTGGATACCCAGACACTCCGGTTTGAATATGCGCCAATTGATCTCGAAGACCATAAAATCATCATTATGAACACAAACAAACGCCGGGAACTGGCCGGGTCAAAATATAACGAACGGAGGCAGGAATGCGAAAATGCTCTTGCAAGCCTGCAACAAGTGACAGATATCAGCTCGCTTGGCGATTTGACAGAAGAGGAGTTTGAAAAACACAAACACGCCATCGAAAACGACACCGAACGGAAACGGGCAAAGCATGCTGTTTATGAAAACAGGCGCACCCTTAAGGCGCTCGAAGCGTTGAAGGGCGGCAACCTGGGTGAGTTTGGCCGGCTGATGAACGAATCCCACGTTTCACTCCGGGACGATTATGAAGTGACCGGAAAAGAACTTGATACCCTTGCCGAAGCGGCCTGGAAGCAGCCGGGTGTCATCGGTGCCAGGATGACTGGTGCCGGCTTTGGCGGCTGTGCAATTGCGATTGTCGAGAAAAATGAAGTAGATAACTTTGTAGAAAATGTCGGCGAATCATACAAGGGTTCAGTTGGTTATGAGGCAGATTTCTATGTGGCAAGCATCGGTGACGGTGCGAAAGAATTGGAAACGGAGATGATCGAATGA
- a CDS encoding glycoside hydrolase family 13 protein, which yields MANQWWKESVIYQIYPRSFQDSNGDGIGDLQGIISRLDYLKDLGIDVVWLSPVYKSPNDDNGYDISDYRGIMEEFGTLEDWDELIAEMHKRGIKLVMDLVVNHSSDEHEWFVESRKSSDNPYRDYYIWRKGKEGKEPNNWASFFSGPAWQYDEQTGEYYLHLFTKKQPDLNWENPVLRGEVYDMMKWWLDRGVDGFRMDVINMISKVPGLPDAPVQSENDNYQPGTDYFINGPKLMDYLGEMKETVFNSYDMMTVGETPGVTPEDAARFTNEETGVMSMLFQFEHMDVDIDPEGDNGKWSVQPWKLSDLKEIMSKWQTGLYGKGWNSLYLENHDQPRSVSRFGDDGEYHVESAKMLATWLHMMQGTPYIYQGQEIGMTNVAFESVEEYRDVEIHNMYREQVGEKGKDANDILKAIHYRSRDNARTPMQWDDSENAGFTAGTPWINVNPAYKQINVKEAVADENSVYHYYKKLIRLRKDYPVVVHGKYELILEDHPQLYAYTRNGENETLLVITNFSKAEAGFTLPDHLKNVSGKQLLIGNYKDGDADLKSQMTMKPYEARIYLLQK from the coding sequence ATGGCAAACCAGTGGTGGAAAGAATCTGTCATCTATCAAATTTATCCGCGCAGCTTCCAAGATTCAAACGGAGACGGAATCGGCGACCTGCAGGGGATCATTTCCAGGCTTGATTACTTGAAAGACCTTGGCATCGATGTTGTATGGCTGTCGCCCGTTTATAAATCGCCGAATGATGATAATGGATATGACATCAGCGATTACCGCGGCATCATGGAAGAATTCGGGACACTTGAAGACTGGGACGAATTGATTGCTGAAATGCATAAAAGAGGCATCAAGCTTGTCATGGATCTCGTTGTGAATCATTCTTCGGATGAACATGAATGGTTTGTCGAATCCCGAAAATCCAGCGATAATCCTTACCGGGACTATTATATTTGGCGCAAAGGAAAAGAGGGCAAAGAACCGAACAACTGGGCCTCCTTTTTCAGCGGGCCGGCGTGGCAGTATGATGAACAGACGGGTGAATACTACCTGCATCTTTTTACAAAAAAACAGCCGGATCTAAACTGGGAAAACCCGGTGTTGCGCGGTGAAGTTTATGACATGATGAAATGGTGGCTTGACCGCGGCGTCGACGGGTTCAGGATGGACGTTATAAACATGATTTCCAAAGTCCCCGGTCTGCCGGATGCACCGGTTCAATCGGAAAATGACAACTATCAGCCGGGCACAGATTATTTCATCAACGGCCCGAAGCTGATGGACTACCTCGGCGAAATGAAGGAAACTGTATTTAACAGCTATGACATGATGACAGTCGGTGAAACACCTGGCGTCACGCCGGAGGATGCGGCCCGGTTCACGAATGAAGAAACGGGTGTCATGAGCATGCTGTTCCAATTTGAGCACATGGATGTGGACATCGACCCTGAGGGGGATAACGGCAAATGGTCCGTGCAGCCATGGAAACTGTCTGATCTGAAAGAAATCATGTCCAAGTGGCAAACAGGATTGTACGGAAAAGGATGGAATAGCCTTTACCTGGAAAACCATGACCAGCCGCGCTCGGTTTCCCGCTTTGGTGATGATGGCGAATATCATGTCGAAAGTGCCAAGATGCTGGCGACGTGGCTCCATATGATGCAGGGGACGCCTTACATCTATCAGGGGCAGGAAATCGGCATGACAAACGTGGCCTTTGAGTCGGTCGAAGAGTACCGGGATGTTGAAATTCACAATATGTACCGCGAACAAGTCGGGGAAAAAGGGAAAGACGCAAATGACATTTTAAAGGCGATCCATTACCGAAGCCGTGACAATGCCCGGACACCGATGCAGTGGGATGACAGTGAAAATGCCGGTTTTACAGCAGGTACTCCGTGGATCAATGTGAACCCTGCCTATAAACAGATCAATGTTAAAGAAGCGGTTGCGGATGAGAACTCTGTTTATCATTATTATAAAAAACTTATCAGGCTGCGCAAGGACTACCCGGTCGTTGTCCATGGGAAATACGAGTTGATTCTAGAGGATCATCCTCAGCTTTATGCGTACACGAGAAACGGTGAAAACGAAACATTGCTCGTCATCACCAATTTTTCAAAAGCTGAAGCGGGCTTCACGCTTCCAGATCACCTGAAAAATGTCAGCGGCAAGCAGCTGTTAATCGGAAACTATAAAGATGGGGATGCGGATCTTAAGAGCCAAATGACGATGAAGCCATACGAAGCAAGGATTTACTTGCTGCAGAAATAA
- the gtfA gene encoding sucrose phosphorylase, which produces MAVKNKVQLITYPDSMGGDLKTLNKVLMEHFSDIFKGGIHILPPFPSSGDRGFAPLTYLEIEPEFGTWEDIRKIGENFDILVDLMVNHISKQSPYFQDFLKKGRNSEHADLFLTLDKIWEDGEPVQEDIDKMFLRRKVPYSTFTIEDTGEEERVWTTFGKTDPSEQIDFDVHSEKVKQLFTDFFMNFKEQNIKIVRLDAVGYVIKKLGTSCFFVEPDIFKFMDWIKELADSLDIELLPEIHSHFSIQYKLAEKGYWIYDFILPYRILETLTNGSSEALVSYLKDRPEKQFTMLDCHDGIPVKPDLDDLIDTKEAQVLVDVCVDRGSNLSLILSDEHKAEDGFDVHQIRGTYYSVLGRDDDAYLSARAIQFFAPGVPQVYYVGLLAGENDEEKMKETGDGREINRHNFSLGEIEQSLGKDVVQRLLKLIRFRNEYDAFDGDFTVLDSAKNEVRLAWTKGEKHCTLVVDLKTNKSVIDYVDENGETARYSV; this is translated from the coding sequence ATGGCAGTGAAAAATAAAGTCCAACTTATCACGTACCCGGACTCAATGGGCGGTGACTTAAAGACGCTTAACAAGGTGCTCATGGAACACTTCTCTGATATATTCAAAGGCGGCATCCACATCCTTCCGCCTTTCCCTTCCTCAGGGGACCGCGGATTTGCACCGCTTACGTACCTTGAGATTGAGCCGGAATTCGGGACATGGGAAGATATCCGTAAAATAGGGGAGAATTTTGATATTTTGGTAGATCTGATGGTGAATCATATTTCGAAACAATCCCCGTATTTTCAGGATTTTCTCAAGAAGGGACGGAACTCGGAGCATGCGGACTTGTTCCTAACCCTGGATAAAATCTGGGAAGATGGTGAACCCGTTCAAGAAGATATTGATAAAATGTTCCTGCGCCGAAAAGTGCCGTATTCCACATTCACCATCGAAGATACCGGTGAAGAAGAAAGGGTCTGGACGACGTTCGGAAAAACGGACCCTTCCGAGCAAATTGATTTTGATGTCCATTCAGAGAAAGTGAAACAGCTTTTCACCGATTTCTTCATGAATTTCAAAGAGCAAAACATCAAGATTGTCAGGCTGGATGCGGTTGGCTATGTCATAAAAAAACTGGGCACAAGCTGTTTCTTTGTTGAACCTGACATTTTCAAGTTCATGGATTGGATTAAAGAACTGGCGGATTCCCTTGACATCGAACTGCTCCCGGAAATCCATTCCCACTTTTCCATTCAATATAAGCTTGCGGAAAAAGGCTACTGGATCTATGACTTTATCCTGCCGTACCGGATTTTAGAGACGCTGACAAATGGGTCCAGTGAAGCGCTTGTTTCCTACTTAAAGGACCGGCCGGAAAAACAGTTCACGATGCTTGACTGCCATGACGGCATTCCCGTCAAACCGGATCTGGATGATTTGATTGACACAAAAGAAGCACAGGTATTGGTGGATGTCTGTGTCGACAGAGGTTCCAACCTGAGCCTGATTTTATCAGATGAGCATAAGGCGGAAGACGGTTTTGATGTCCATCAAATCAGAGGCACCTACTACTCTGTGCTTGGCCGGGATGACGATGCGTACTTATCAGCCCGGGCTATTCAATTTTTCGCGCCGGGCGTCCCGCAGGTCTATTATGTCGGTCTTTTAGCCGGTGAAAATGATGAAGAAAAAATGAAAGAAACCGGTGACGGCCGTGAAATTAACCGCCATAATTTCAGCCTCGGAGAAATTGAGCAATCGCTTGGCAAAGACGTCGTTCAACGGCTGCTGAAGCTGATTCGATTCAGGAATGAATATGATGCATTTGATGGCGATTTTACCGTACTGGATTCCGCAAAAAATGAAGTCCGGCTTGCCTGGACGAAAGGTGAAAAACACTGTACATTAGTTGTTGATTTGAAGACGAATAAGTCTGTGATCGACTATGTTGATGAAAATGGGGAAACGGCCAGGTATTCGGTATAG
- a CDS encoding carbohydrate kinase family protein, translated as MLNFEDKFEFQEKENDILTVGELLIDMISDAYGENYECDSYKRYFGGSPSNIAMNVKRLGINSLVASAVGQDGLGTYLINHLDRVGIDTKCVQRVDYSTSMVLVNKSKRSPIPIFYRDADYHLAYTPELENALTHSKIVHFSCWPISRKPVRETIEKVIAQAKEHNLLIGFDPNYHPMIWEKGENGAEYVKDIIRKVDIVKPSEDDAERLFGKDTHENQIARFLELGPKLVIMTLGEEGAIVSNGKETLRFNTFATDVVDTTGAGDAFWSGFYSALIKGRTIKEALELGFMVSAYKLKYTGAVVDLPSLETIEQQYKAAGGQAWQ; from the coding sequence ATGCTGAACTTTGAAGACAAATTTGAATTTCAAGAGAAAGAGAACGATATTTTAACGGTCGGTGAACTTCTGATTGATATGATATCTGATGCTTACGGAGAAAATTATGAGTGTGATTCATACAAACGTTATTTCGGCGGATCGCCTTCAAATATTGCAATGAATGTGAAGAGGCTGGGTATCAACTCCCTGGTTGCTTCAGCAGTCGGCCAGGACGGTTTGGGGACATACTTAATCAACCATTTGGACCGGGTCGGCATAGATACGAAGTGTGTGCAGCGGGTCGATTATTCAACAAGCATGGTGCTGGTGAACAAGAGCAAGCGGAGCCCGATTCCGATTTTTTACCGTGACGCCGACTATCATCTCGCTTATACGCCTGAACTTGAAAACGCGCTCACGCATTCGAAGATTGTCCACTTCTCCTGCTGGCCGATCTCCAGAAAACCTGTGCGCGAAACAATCGAAAAAGTCATTGCCCAAGCAAAAGAACATAACCTTCTCATCGGTTTCGATCCGAACTATCATCCGATGATCTGGGAAAAAGGGGAAAATGGCGCAGAGTATGTGAAGGATATCATCAGGAAGGTTGATATCGTGAAGCCGTCTGAAGATGATGCTGAAAGATTGTTCGGAAAAGACACCCATGAAAATCAAATCGCCAGGTTCCTGGAGCTTGGTCCGAAGCTTGTGATCATGACGCTGGGCGAAGAAGGGGCAATCGTCTCGAATGGGAAGGAAACCCTCCGTTTCAATACGTTTGCAACAGATGTGGTTGATACGACGGGGGCTGGAGATGCTTTCTGGTCCGGCTTTTATTCAGCCTTAATTAAAGGGCGTACCATAAAAGAAGCGCTTGAACTGGGCTTTATGGTCAGTGCGTATAAATTGAAATACACAGGTGCGGTTGTTGACTTGCCGTCACTTGAAACCATCGAACAACAATATAAAGCAGCGGGGGGACAGGCATGGCAGTGA
- a CDS encoding glycoside hydrolase family 32 protein produces MKNHEELLEKAQQSVQKGKETAEKSYWKPLYHITPPAYWMNDPNGFSFFNGEYHLFYQHHPYSAEWGPMHWGHAKSKDLAVWEHLPIALAPSEEYDRDGCFSGSAIEKDGKLFLMYTGHKWTGDNPDIDLEQVQCLAVSRDGIHFEKIAGNPVIEAAPVGDVHPDHFRDPKVWEHDGTYYCVIGSKTKNDAGQVLLYRSADLENWEFVNIPAKGAGNAGFMWECPDLFNLGGHDVLVLSPQGVKPEGYLYQNVHQAGYRVGELDYETGVFEHGDFQLLDYGFDFYAPQTMTDDEGRRIMIAWMTMWENDLPEQEFGWAGAMTVPRELSIEDGRMYSRPVPELQTLRGNEVAYQQVTIDGEKELEGIAGDCYELELAVDMTQSAAFTLKLRTDTAGTEETILSFDKEEGFLTFDRTKSGQGPRGIRKAPVELEKGKLHLHVFVDRSSIEVFINNGEKVMTGRIYPKESSTGLRMSAEGTAMVDSLRKWELKQAIS; encoded by the coding sequence ATGAAAAACCATGAAGAGTTACTGGAAAAGGCGCAACAATCTGTTCAAAAGGGAAAGGAAACAGCGGAAAAGAGCTACTGGAAGCCCCTTTATCACATAACGCCGCCGGCATACTGGATGAATGACCCGAACGGTTTCAGTTTCTTCAACGGGGAATACCACCTGTTTTATCAGCACCATCCTTATTCTGCGGAATGGGGGCCGATGCACTGGGGCCATGCCAAAAGCAAGGATTTAGCCGTATGGGAACACCTTCCGATCGCCCTTGCCCCCAGTGAAGAATATGACCGGGATGGCTGCTTTTCAGGGAGTGCCATCGAAAAAGACGGGAAGCTCTTTCTCATGTATACCGGCCATAAATGGACAGGGGATAATCCTGACATCGACCTCGAACAGGTTCAGTGCCTTGCAGTCAGCCGTGATGGCATCCATTTTGAAAAAATTGCGGGCAATCCGGTCATAGAGGCTGCGCCTGTAGGAGATGTCCATCCGGACCATTTTCGGGATCCGAAAGTATGGGAGCATGATGGAACCTATTATTGCGTGATCGGTTCGAAGACGAAAAATGATGCCGGCCAGGTTCTGTTATACCGGTCCGCTGACCTGGAAAATTGGGAATTTGTCAATATCCCGGCAAAAGGAGCGGGTAATGCAGGTTTTATGTGGGAATGTCCCGACCTTTTTAACCTTGGCGGGCATGATGTGCTGGTATTATCGCCTCAGGGGGTCAAGCCGGAAGGGTATCTTTATCAGAATGTGCACCAGGCGGGTTACCGGGTCGGTGAGTTGGATTATGAGACGGGTGTGTTCGAGCATGGCGATTTTCAGCTGCTTGATTATGGGTTTGATTTCTATGCCCCTCAGACCATGACAGACGATGAAGGCCGCAGGATCATGATTGCCTGGATGACGATGTGGGAAAACGATCTGCCTGAACAAGAATTTGGCTGGGCAGGTGCGATGACTGTGCCGCGTGAATTATCGATTGAGGATGGGCGCATGTACAGCAGGCCGGTTCCGGAGCTGCAAACGTTAAGGGGAAACGAGGTTGCCTATCAACAGGTAACCATTGATGGTGAGAAAGAACTCGAAGGGATAGCGGGCGACTGCTATGAATTGGAATTGGCTGTCGATATGACACAAAGCGCCGCGTTCACCTTGAAACTGAGGACAGACACCGCCGGAACTGAAGAAACGATTCTTTCCTTTGATAAAGAGGAAGGGTTCCTGACGTTTGACCGGACCAAATCGGGACAAGGTCCCCGCGGAATCCGGAAAGCACCGGTCGAACTGGAAAAAGGGAAACTGCATTTACATGTGTTTGTCGACCGTTCCTCTATTGAAGTGTTCATTAACAATGGCGAAAAAGTGATGACAGGCCGCATTTATCCGAAAGAAAGCTCGACTGGATTGCGCATGTCGGCTGAAGGGACAGCCATGGTCGATTCTCTGCGGAAATGGGAGTTGAAACAGGCGATTTCCTGA